From Acidobacteriota bacterium, a single genomic window includes:
- a CDS encoding zinc ribbon domain-containing protein has protein sequence MPIYEYQCHRCGVVTEVLVRTPDAGGAVACRSCGGTDTEKIFSAAAVLTHAGPPCAEKCGRMDTAGRDLPCGSRCCPH, from the coding sequence GTGCCCATTTATGAATACCAGTGTCACCGCTGCGGGGTGGTCACCGAAGTGCTGGTCAGGACCCCGGACGCCGGCGGCGCCGTCGCCTGCCGGTCCTGTGGCGGGACGGACACGGAGAAGATCTTTTCGGCAGCCGCCGTGCTCACCCACGCCGGCCCGCCCTGCGCCGAGAAGTGCGGCCGCATGGACACAGCCGGCCGCGACCTCCCCTGCGGCTCCCGCTGCTGCCCGCATTGA
- a CDS encoding DUF362 domain-containing protein, translating into PLINVRHEVVDAVIGWLTANGLPRERIIIWDRFDLMLAEARYTPERFPGVGIVGLQTMDEEGTKWRDAAGHHVSEANFDPKAFYFAKGIEGKAVRGYKDDEFYLNQHVFAGEYSYFGRLLTEKLTKIINIAVFKNTGNGVSMVTKNIGYGAVCNTGRLHAPLFFRVNTEVCAAPWVRDKMVLSIIDGIRGQYDDGPMMNAKFVYPWHSLYFATDPFALDMIGHRHMVEKRKAAGVAVNEHPRYTEYLHYGEKLGLGVADPARIQYVKL; encoded by the coding sequence ACCCGCTGATCAATGTCCGCCACGAGGTGGTGGACGCCGTGATCGGATGGCTCACCGCCAACGGCCTGCCGCGGGAGCGGATCATCATCTGGGACCGCTTCGACCTCATGTTGGCGGAGGCCCGGTACACCCCCGAACGCTTCCCCGGTGTCGGCATCGTGGGCCTGCAGACCATGGATGAGGAAGGCACCAAGTGGCGTGACGCGGCGGGTCACCACGTCAGCGAGGCCAATTTCGATCCCAAGGCGTTTTACTTCGCCAAGGGGATCGAGGGGAAGGCGGTGCGCGGCTACAAGGACGACGAGTTCTATCTCAACCAGCACGTCTTCGCCGGCGAGTACAGCTATTTCGGTCGCCTGCTCACCGAGAAGCTCACCAAGATCATCAACATCGCCGTGTTCAAGAACACCGGCAACGGCGTCTCAATGGTCACCAAGAACATCGGCTACGGCGCCGTCTGCAACACCGGCCGTCTGCATGCGCCGCTGTTCTTCCGCGTGAACACCGAGGTGTGCGCCGCGCCGTGGGTACGGGACAAGATGGTGCTCTCCATCATCGACGGCATCCGCGGCCAGTACGACGACGGGCCCATGATGAACGCCAAGTTCGTCTATCCGTGGCACTCGCTCTACTTTGCCACCGACCCCTTCGCCCTGGACATGATCGGTCACCGGCACATGGTGGAGAAGCGCAAGGCGGCCGGCGTGGCGGTCAACGAGCATCCCCGGTACACCGAGTATCTGCACTACGGCGAAAAGCTGGGCCTGGGCGTGGCCGATCCGGCCAGGATCCAGTACGTGAAGCTCTGA
- a CDS encoding PDZ domain-containing protein, protein MLLLGLIAGCCLAGLVVDASPALAQQELTIIQGKKKVWPAPSDQQWFWHEPNAQLPPDQVVALFKRSHPACLTPENYNAVLLANTVEVKLDRKKPKKDELRFHTIWYQKNGDGEGKTTYKLKLEPITRLELWYVPDVDEMLPRNRTLHWCVKVYAGSVYVFCFDAESAARDFMDAMASVLAATGRKLTIPSYGLYVTNLTAEQAEDLGQTRVEYILVTSVAIDGPADKAGIRALDIIQQINGIPMRNMSQFEALNNPPGSKFPVVLLRRAEIPGQDPKQYTWEQKTLELVAHTAGGE, encoded by the coding sequence ATGCTGCTCCTCGGACTGATCGCCGGGTGCTGTCTCGCCGGTCTCGTGGTGGACGCTTCGCCGGCGCTGGCCCAGCAGGAGCTCACCATCATCCAGGGCAAAAAAAAGGTCTGGCCGGCGCCGAGCGACCAGCAGTGGTTTTGGCACGAGCCGAATGCCCAGTTGCCGCCGGACCAGGTCGTGGCCCTCTTCAAGCGTTCCCATCCGGCCTGCCTGACTCCCGAAAATTACAACGCGGTGCTGCTGGCCAACACCGTCGAGGTGAAGCTTGACCGCAAGAAGCCCAAGAAGGACGAACTCCGTTTCCACACGATTTGGTACCAGAAAAACGGCGACGGGGAGGGGAAGACCACTTACAAGCTCAAGCTGGAACCCATCACCCGACTGGAACTGTGGTACGTCCCGGACGTCGATGAAATGCTGCCGCGAAACCGCACGCTCCACTGGTGCGTCAAGGTGTACGCCGGCTCGGTCTATGTGTTCTGCTTCGATGCCGAAAGCGCGGCGCGGGACTTCATGGACGCCATGGCTTCCGTTCTGGCGGCCACCGGCCGGAAGCTGACGATACCCAGCTACGGGTTGTACGTGACCAACCTCACGGCGGAACAGGCGGAGGATCTCGGGCAGACCAGAGTGGAGTACATCCTGGTAACGAGCGTGGCCATCGACGGGCCAGCCGACAAGGCCGGGATCCGGGCGCTGGATATCATCCAGCAGATCAACGGGATCCCCATGCGCAACATGTCACAATTCGAGGCGCTCAACAACCCCCCCGGTTCGAAATTTCCCGTGGTCCTTCTGCGGCGCGCCGAAATACCCGGCCAGGACCCGAAGCAGTACACCTGGGAACAGAAAACGCTGGAGCTCGTCGCCCACACAGCTGGAGGCGAGTAA
- a CDS encoding BLUF domain-containing protein, with protein sequence MKRIKYISRFAAPMTARDIERIAAQAAGKNRKLGITGLLMATGGVFFQVIEGPDGAVDELYSCILRDNRHRDVLTLRVEEGNLTRLFPGWEMKKVDLDTATDLRLEPLKAIIQAIMRHGEIVSGLTAVLERAAWQELTLEPAPDVSPAKLPSPRRKAPARKGTQKKPAARS encoded by the coding sequence ATGAAACGGATCAAATACATCAGCCGGTTCGCCGCCCCCATGACCGCCCGCGACATCGAGCGGATCGCCGCCCAGGCGGCTGGCAAAAACCGGAAGCTCGGCATTACCGGGCTGCTCATGGCCACCGGCGGCGTCTTCTTTCAGGTCATCGAGGGGCCCGACGGCGCGGTGGACGAATTGTACTCTTGTATCCTGCGCGACAACCGTCACCGGGACGTGCTCACCCTGCGCGTGGAGGAGGGCAATCTGACGCGGCTGTTCCCGGGCTGGGAGATGAAGAAGGTCGATCTCGACACTGCGACCGATCTCCGCCTGGAGCCGCTGAAGGCCATCATCCAGGCGATCATGCGCCACGGGGAGATCGTCAGCGGACTGACCGCCGTCCTGGAGCGGGCGGCGTGGCAGGAGCTGACCCTCGAGCCGGCGCCGGACGTCAGCCCGGCGAAACTCCCGTCGCCGCGCCGGAAAGCGCCCGCGCGGAAGGGGACGCAAAAAAAGCCCGCCGCACGGAGTTAG
- a CDS encoding carboxypeptidase regulatory-like domain-containing protein, producing MRWATSSAAGKSRPARGAAVLLLVLALGVATAAPRPTATVTGRVVDGDAWQPLASVTVVWDKQRAVTGADGAYQLRLPAGVRMLTFTASGRAVARKLVVIRDPGQVVRLDAILPAGGPAPAARLALNRGLYLSPEGKVLPADAKPAGTLTLTDAFGNQDRPLRLNLRGFNAWAPTWAPGGQAVYYGVDGTFHKPADRKYLGVFRHEPATGRTEAVLRGHGIRHIARSADGTSLAAAGEKSLYVLDAAARPNPSPHPAFSLGNARGWLLSVAWGPADWIYFTVDDQIPLDERRYASRPRIARMHPDGSGLEPRWAAADQSAYRYPLAFADGTILYGRHALDGTAQEVWLRPAAAESERKLADTALRPVWLDAAAHRLYYIYMLDLHVRDLQTGTDLIIVQSAVQADYRRD from the coding sequence ATGCGGTGGGCGACTTCTTCAGCGGCTGGTAAGAGCCGGCCGGCCCGCGGTGCCGCCGTCCTGCTGCTGGTGCTGGCCCTGGGCGTGGCGACTGCCGCGCCACGCCCCACGGCCACGGTCACCGGACGCGTCGTGGATGGGGACGCCTGGCAGCCGCTGGCCAGCGTCACCGTCGTCTGGGACAAGCAGCGCGCCGTCACCGGCGCCGATGGCGCCTACCAGTTGCGGCTGCCGGCAGGCGTGCGCATGCTGACCTTCACGGCGTCTGGGCGGGCGGTGGCGCGCAAGCTTGTGGTGATCCGCGATCCGGGCCAGGTGGTCCGGCTGGACGCCATTCTGCCCGCCGGAGGCCCCGCACCGGCGGCGCGGCTGGCGTTGAACCGGGGGCTGTATCTCTCCCCCGAAGGCAAGGTCTTGCCCGCGGACGCCAAACCGGCGGGCACGCTCACCCTGACCGACGCCTTCGGCAACCAGGACCGGCCGCTCCGGCTGAACCTGCGGGGCTTCAACGCCTGGGCGCCGACCTGGGCACCCGGCGGCCAAGCGGTCTACTACGGCGTGGACGGCACCTTCCACAAACCGGCCGACCGCAAATACCTGGGCGTTTTCCGCCACGAGCCGGCTACGGGCCGGACGGAGGCGGTGCTCCGCGGCCACGGTATCCGGCACATTGCGCGGAGCGCCGACGGCACCAGCCTGGCGGCCGCCGGCGAGAAATCCCTCTACGTGCTGGACGCGGCGGCCCGGCCCAACCCCAGCCCGCACCCGGCCTTCTCGCTGGGCAACGCGCGAGGCTGGCTCCTGTCGGTGGCGTGGGGACCGGCGGACTGGATCTATTTCACGGTGGATGACCAGATCCCGCTGGATGAGCGGCGGTATGCCTCCCGGCCGCGCATCGCCCGAATGCATCCGGACGGTTCCGGACTGGAACCGCGCTGGGCGGCGGCCGACCAGTCCGCTTATCGCTACCCGCTGGCGTTCGCCGACGGTACCATCCTGTACGGCCGGCATGCCTTGGACGGCACCGCCCAGGAAGTCTGGTTGCGGCCCGCGGCGGCGGAATCCGAGCGGAAGCTCGCCGATACCGCGCTGCGCCCGGTCTGGCTGGACGCGGCCGCCCACCGGCTGTACTACATTTACATGCTGGACCTGCACGTCCGCGACCTGCAGACGGGCACAGACTTAATCATCGTCCAATCCGCGGTGCAGGCCGACTACCGCCGCGACTGA